Proteins encoded in a region of the Candidatus Poribacteria bacterium genome:
- a CDS encoding MATE family efflux transporter has translation MSNPKDINKQVYQLALPNIISNFSIPLLGAVDTALMGRLESEDYLGAVGIGGIIFSFIYWGFGFLRMATTGLTAQAFGEKDLRECGRLLLRAICLGITSSLLLLIFQWQLIDLSFLLIDTSPDVEHLARIYFHIRIYAAPATLCLHAFHGVFLGLQNARYPMLLTIVVNVVNIVLNLVFVWLLDMKVAGIALATVIAQYVGLFVAILLFSRYYRGILPAWDFWEILAFSKLKRFLNISADIFIRTCCLVFSHAVFTAKSAALSDTLLAINTILLQFINLLSYAIDGLAFAAESLIGKYKGAQDIENLKRTTRQIFLWAFLFGGVLMLIFVLFGEHLLHLFTNQMSLIEQAKPYLIWIIIAPVINVAAYIWDGIFLGATASKALRNSVIVSTMLFLSAVYLLIPFGNHGLWGAYTLLLIARGVSLTVLAPKYLF, from the coding sequence ATGAGCAACCCAAAAGATATCAATAAGCAGGTTTATCAACTTGCCCTTCCCAACATCATTAGTAACTTCTCCATTCCACTTTTAGGTGCTGTGGATACCGCCTTGATGGGGCGGCTGGAATCCGAAGACTACCTCGGTGCAGTCGGTATTGGTGGTATTATCTTCAGTTTTATCTATTGGGGGTTTGGATTTCTCAGAATGGCAACGACAGGACTGACAGCGCAAGCCTTCGGAGAAAAGGACCTCCGAGAATGCGGACGCTTGCTGCTAAGAGCGATATGCCTCGGCATCACGTCAAGTCTATTACTCCTTATTTTCCAGTGGCAGCTGATTGATCTCAGTTTCCTCCTCATTGATACGAGTCCTGACGTGGAACATCTCGCACGCATCTATTTCCATATCCGTATCTATGCGGCCCCAGCGACGTTATGCCTACACGCCTTTCACGGTGTCTTTTTGGGGTTACAGAATGCCCGCTATCCGATGCTATTGACGATTGTGGTGAACGTCGTTAACATCGTCCTGAACCTGGTGTTTGTGTGGTTACTCGATATGAAGGTGGCGGGGATCGCTTTGGCGACTGTTATTGCACAATATGTTGGATTATTTGTAGCAATTCTACTCTTTTCAAGATACTATCGCGGTATTTTGCCAGCATGGGATTTCTGGGAAATCTTGGCATTTTCTAAACTCAAGCGATTCCTTAACATTAGTGCGGACATTTTCATCAGGACCTGCTGTCTTGTGTTTAGCCACGCCGTTTTCACAGCGAAATCTGCGGCTTTGAGTGATACTCTCCTCGCGATTAACACGATCTTACTCCAGTTTATCAACCTCTTATCTTATGCGATTGACGGACTCGCTTTTGCTGCCGAGAGTCTTATCGGTAAGTACAAAGGGGCACAGGATATAGAGAATCTGAAACGGACGACGCGTCAAATCTTCCTCTGGGCATTTCTGTTTGGCGGAGTACTCATGTTAATTTTCGTGCTGTTTGGGGAGCATTTGCTGCATCTTTTTACCAATCAGATGTCGCTCATTGAACAAGCAAAACCGTATCTAATTTGGATAATCATAGCACCTGTTATCAATGTTGCCGCCTACATTTGGGATGGTATCTTTCTTGGAGCGACTGCTTCTAAGGCATTACGAAATTCTGTGATTGTCTCAACGATGCTCTTTTTAAGTGCTGTTTATCTACTGATACCCTTTGGCAATCACGGATTATGGGGTGCCTACACACTCCTTCTGATTGCCCGCGGTGTCTCGTTGACGGTGTTGGCACCGAAATATTTATTTTAA
- a CDS encoding sugar phosphate isomerase/epimerase: protein MPKFGVNLLLWADKFDRETADLIPKVAEMGFDGVEIPIFDPDTVDIPYTQALLKDTGLEPIGCNIMAGDRNPIDEDPAIRENGKTYLKRCCEIVAELGADTLVGPMYSAVGKLVGRARNEQEWEWCVEGIQEVAEFGGKHGVTLASEPLNRFETYFVNIAADAVKLCEAVDNPYFKVHLDTFHMNIEEKNQADAIIATGDFLHHVHCCENDRGTPGTGLVDWDGVFGALAKVNYDRWLVIESFTPAVKEIAAATCIWRDIAPSAESLAIDGLAFLKQKAAEYL from the coding sequence ATGCCAAAGTTTGGTGTAAATTTATTACTCTGGGCAGATAAGTTTGACAGAGAGACTGCAGACCTGATTCCTAAAGTTGCTGAAATGGGTTTTGATGGTGTCGAAATCCCTATCTTCGATCCAGATACAGTGGACATCCCTTATACCCAAGCATTACTGAAGGATACAGGTTTAGAACCCATCGGATGTAATATCATGGCAGGGGACAGAAATCCAATTGACGAGGATCCTGCTATTCGCGAGAACGGAAAAACCTATCTCAAACGTTGTTGTGAAATTGTTGCTGAATTGGGTGCCGATACACTCGTCGGACCGATGTATAGTGCTGTTGGTAAACTCGTTGGACGCGCCAGAAACGAACAGGAATGGGAATGGTGCGTCGAAGGTATACAAGAGGTCGCAGAATTCGGCGGCAAGCACGGTGTCACGCTCGCGAGTGAACCGCTCAACCGGTTTGAAACCTATTTTGTTAACATCGCTGCAGATGCTGTTAAACTTTGTGAAGCGGTGGATAATCCATACTTCAAGGTGCATCTGGATACGTTCCACATGAACATTGAAGAAAAAAATCAAGCGGATGCTATTATTGCGACTGGCGATTTCTTGCATCACGTTCACTGCTGTGAAAACGATCGTGGGACACCGGGGACAGGACTTGTAGATTGGGACGGTGTGTTCGGGGCACTTGCGAAAGTGAACTACGACAGATGGCTCGTGATTGAATCATTTACACCGGCTGTAAAGGAAATCGCGGCTGCGACGTGCATCTGGCGCGACATCGCACCGAGTGCTGAGAGTCTTGCGATAGATGGGCTCGCGTTTCTCAAACAGAAGGCAGCTGAGTATTTGTAG
- a CDS encoding M28 family peptidase, protein MHCIKRIGFFCVIFFAISLWSGVVAQHAMSNETEVDSAEESQFLSNIRQLTYDGKRAGEGYFSEDGNALIFQSERESDNPFYQIYLLDLLTGDTHRVSPGVGKTTCAFFRPGTDEVLYASTHHDAFAKAKQEEELKFRASGEERRYSWDYDEAMDIFSANRDGSNLTQLTDAPGYDAEASYSPDGKLIVFCSLRDAYPKNQLSPKELKQLEVDPAYFGEIYIMNADGSNQIRLTDSPGYDGGPFFTPDGQHIVWRHFTADGSQADIYTMRIDGSNVRRLTDFKSMSWAPYFHPSGAYVIFASNKLGFSNFELYLVDGRGRHEPVRVTTTDGFDGLPVFSPDGNQLCWTSHRNSQEVSQLYIANWDHQAALEAVLDAPKSQNSPAHPVRTVADSESSNKTKMSIRQHIEFLADDALEGRMTGSKGAEQAAAHIATQFAQLNLKPIGDKSDYFQEFEFTAGRRLIDGENHFQITGQVHGSEQVMEFSVERDFQPLSFSRNGVVEGEVVFVGYGLFVPGELGEGYNAYAGLDVKDKIVVALRYVPEEVEPERRQQLNRYAGLRYKAMQAREQGAKAFLVVAGPNSPNAGKLIPLDFDSSLADSGIVAASISDTVANALFAPSGKDLKDVQSGLDVENPHFLGQFPLPDVKVKIVVSVEKVKKTDQNVVALLPPSELTDDTEYIIVGAHYDHIGYGEIGSLARKGEEGQIHNGADDNASGTAVVLELATTLSEAFQKHPEKFRRGVIFALWSGEELGLIGSTHFVNQPVIPLDKVAAYVNFDMVGRLRDNKLILQGVGSSSVWTKLIEKRNVPIGFNLTLQEDPYLPTDVTAFYPKEVPVLSFFTGGHEDYNRPTDDPETLNYDGIERISDLAHGIVLDLVGATERPEYVRVERNQSEEGSRDTLRAYLGTIPDYTTEGTGVKLSGVRAGGPADKAGLKGGDIIVQFGGQEITNIYDYTYALDAVKIGEPVEVVVLRDGKRMKLTVTPEARN, encoded by the coding sequence ATGCATTGCATCAAACGGATCGGTTTTTTCTGCGTGATATTCTTTGCCATTTCTCTGTGGAGCGGAGTCGTGGCACAGCACGCGATGTCAAACGAAACAGAGGTAGATTCTGCTGAAGAATCCCAATTTCTCAGCAATATTCGACAACTCACTTATGATGGAAAACGTGCTGGTGAAGGTTATTTCTCCGAAGATGGTAACGCCCTTATCTTCCAAAGTGAACGTGAATCGGACAACCCATTTTATCAGATCTATCTTTTAGACCTGCTGACGGGTGATACACATCGCGTCTCTCCGGGTGTTGGTAAGACAACTTGTGCATTCTTTCGTCCAGGGACCGATGAAGTGCTTTACGCGTCAACACATCACGATGCTTTCGCGAAGGCGAAACAGGAAGAGGAACTGAAATTCCGGGCATCGGGGGAGGAAAGACGCTATAGTTGGGATTACGATGAAGCGATGGACATCTTCTCAGCAAATCGAGATGGCAGCAATCTCACACAACTGACAGATGCCCCAGGTTATGATGCTGAAGCCTCATATTCACCTGATGGTAAACTGATCGTCTTCTGTTCGCTTCGAGATGCATACCCTAAAAATCAACTCTCTCCGAAAGAACTAAAGCAGCTGGAGGTAGATCCTGCCTATTTCGGTGAAATTTATATCATGAATGCCGACGGTTCTAATCAGATACGCTTGACGGATTCACCCGGATACGATGGTGGTCCCTTCTTTACCCCTGATGGACAGCACATCGTCTGGCGGCACTTCACAGCTGATGGCAGTCAAGCGGACATCTATACGATGCGGATAGACGGTTCAAATGTGAGGCGACTGACCGATTTCAAGAGTATGTCCTGGGCACCTTACTTCCATCCGAGTGGTGCTTACGTTATCTTTGCTTCCAACAAACTCGGATTCTCTAACTTTGAGTTGTATCTCGTTGATGGGAGGGGCAGACACGAACCGGTTCGGGTTACCACAACCGACGGATTTGATGGGCTTCCTGTCTTCTCACCTGACGGTAACCAGCTATGCTGGACCTCGCATCGAAACAGCCAAGAGGTTTCGCAACTCTATATCGCAAACTGGGATCACCAAGCCGCTTTAGAGGCAGTGTTGGATGCACCGAAAAGCCAGAATTCACCCGCGCATCCTGTGCGAACGGTTGCTGACTCCGAATCTTCCAATAAAACCAAAATGAGCATCCGACAACACATCGAATTTCTGGCTGACGACGCGCTGGAAGGCAGGATGACCGGTTCCAAAGGGGCAGAGCAGGCAGCAGCGCATATTGCCACTCAATTCGCACAACTTAATCTCAAGCCGATCGGCGATAAATCGGATTACTTTCAAGAATTTGAATTCACAGCGGGAAGACGGCTTATAGATGGAGAAAATCACTTTCAGATCACAGGTCAAGTACACGGCTCCGAGCAAGTGATGGAATTCAGTGTGGAACGAGACTTTCAGCCGCTTTCCTTCTCTCGTAACGGTGTTGTTGAAGGTGAAGTCGTATTTGTCGGATACGGATTATTTGTGCCTGGTGAGTTAGGCGAAGGCTACAATGCCTATGCTGGCTTGGATGTAAAGGATAAAATCGTTGTTGCACTCCGCTATGTTCCTGAAGAGGTTGAACCGGAACGCCGTCAACAGCTGAATCGATATGCGGGACTCCGCTACAAGGCGATGCAGGCACGGGAGCAAGGGGCTAAAGCATTTCTCGTCGTTGCCGGTCCGAACTCTCCAAATGCAGGGAAGTTGATCCCGCTTGATTTCGACAGTAGCCTCGCGGATTCAGGGATTGTTGCCGCCTCAATAAGCGATACTGTGGCGAATGCGCTTTTTGCGCCATCAGGTAAAGACCTAAAAGATGTTCAATCCGGGCTTGACGTGGAAAATCCACACTTTCTCGGACAATTTCCGTTACCCGATGTCAAAGTCAAAATTGTTGTCTCGGTTGAAAAAGTTAAGAAAACCGATCAGAACGTGGTTGCCCTTCTGCCTCCATCCGAACTAACAGACGATACTGAATATATTATTGTCGGGGCGCACTACGATCATATCGGTTACGGTGAAATCGGTTCCCTCGCACGGAAAGGTGAAGAAGGACAGATTCACAATGGAGCAGATGATAACGCTTCCGGCACCGCTGTTGTACTGGAATTGGCGACGACACTCAGTGAGGCGTTCCAGAAACACCCAGAAAAGTTCCGCAGAGGGGTCATCTTCGCACTCTGGTCGGGTGAGGAACTCGGACTCATCGGTTCTACCCATTTTGTTAATCAACCCGTTATTCCTTTAGACAAAGTGGCGGCGTACGTCAACTTTGATATGGTAGGACGACTCCGTGACAACAAACTTATCTTACAAGGGGTTGGTTCATCTTCTGTGTGGACGAAATTGATTGAAAAACGGAATGTTCCCATCGGCTTTAATCTGACCCTACAAGAGGACCCTTATCTGCCAACAGACGTAACCGCCTTCTATCCAAAGGAGGTACCGGTGCTCAGTTTTTTCACGGGTGGACATGAAGACTATAATCGTCCAACGGACGATCCAGAGACGCTTAACTATGACGGCATAGAGCGGATTTCGGATTTAGCACACGGCATCGTTTTAGATTTAGTCGGTGCCACTGAACGTCCCGAGTACGTCCGAGTGGAGCGAAATCAATCAGAGGAAGGGAGTCGTGATACGCTCCGTGCATATCTTGGCACGATCCCAGATTATACAACCGAAGGCACCGGTGTCAAACTCTCCGGCGTTCGCGCAGGGGGTCCCGCCGATAAAGCGGGTTTAAAGGGCGGCGATATCATCGTCCAGTTTGGTGGACAGGAGATTACCAACATCTATGATTATACTTATGCACTTGACGCTGTGAAAATTGGGGAACCTGTTGAAGTTGTTGTTCTACGAGACGGGAAACGAATGAAGTTGACCGTTACCCCTGAAGCGCGGAATTAA
- a CDS encoding T9SS type A sorting domain-containing protein — protein MKLKVFFSLMLLMLSTFLYVFDTTAENEPYTQWNLPEGAKARLGKGGINDITCSSDGALLAVASQIGIWIYDVQTREALALLTGHIGSVERIAFSPDGKTIASGGQDNTLRLWDVDTQTEIGTLEGHTGGPNSLFFSPDGRSLASRDDDQTLRLWDVDTQTQIHTLEGYTGTVESVSFSPDGKTIATGGQDEIVRLWDVTTRTEIGLLEGHTEYVSSVSFSRDGKTIVSGSYDGTVRLWDVETQTEIGLLEGHIWPVSSVSFSPDGKTIASGSHNNINNNVRTIYNNWGYDSPVRIWDVETRTEIGVLAGSSNSFSRVSFSPDGQTIAQMTMWSGYRVKFGDVDTLTRTNRYNFFEHRVFDHIIWDVLWVVAAQAENIYTILNGHTDAVLSVAFSPDGKTIAASDGDYPNYYNHFIRMWNVATLTEINTLSRWGDRSFGLTRVSFSPGGKTIVSMCGQQVICLRDAATHTEIGKLEIPGHWVNFAVFSPDGHTLAIGGHQSIEIVWLWDVETDTKIGILWEHIGVVKSVSFSPDGRTLATAGSIDGTVRLWNVETQTEIAILRGHTGWLNDVSFSPDGKTIASGSHDRTVRLWDVGTRTEIGRLQGHTAAINSVSFSPDGRTLASGSHDGTVRLWDVETLIGKGTLKGHIAAINSVAFSPGGKTIASGSDDGTVLLWNITSADHSNTQVDATALLLGGSLTAQIDPGNDVDYFSIPIEVRGQLTLWTTTTGTLDTIGTLQNSDGTTLATTANENGGEALNFRIEQVVEPGTYYIKVESSEQRTGDYTLHAAFMPATDVNADGVVDVVDLMIVAENFGRLDTPLTGDVNGDGEVNREDINAVLDALEAVAAAPAAVSATESLQRWIDQAKQLNPTDARFQKGIAVLENLLTTLRDTETVPKTTALLANYPNPFNPETWLPYQLAKPANVTLTIYSVEGALVRILSLGHHPAGLYHNRSRAAYWDGRNMMGEPVASGLYFYTLTAGEFTATRKLLIRK, from the coding sequence ATGAAACTCAAAGTGTTTTTCAGTCTGATGTTGTTGATGTTGTCAACGTTTCTATATGTATTTGACACAACTGCTGAAAATGAACCCTACACGCAATGGAATCTCCCCGAAGGTGCTAAAGCGCGGCTCGGTAAAGGCGGGATAAATGATATAACGTGCTCATCAGATGGGGCGTTGCTTGCTGTGGCGAGTCAGATCGGTATATGGATTTATGATGTACAGACACGCGAAGCACTTGCCCTGCTCACTGGGCATATCGGGTCGGTAGAGCGTATAGCGTTCAGTCCGGATGGAAAAACAATCGCAAGTGGCGGTCAGGACAACACCTTGCGTTTATGGGATGTGGATACACAGACAGAAATCGGCACACTTGAGGGGCATACCGGGGGACCAAATAGTCTATTTTTCAGTCCGGATGGACGCAGCCTCGCAAGTCGGGATGATGATCAAACTCTGCGTTTATGGGATGTGGATACACAGACGCAAATACACACACTTGAAGGATATACAGGGACGGTAGAGAGTGTATCTTTCAGCCCGGATGGCAAAACTATCGCAACTGGTGGTCAGGACGAGATTGTGCGTTTATGGGATGTTACGACGCGAACAGAAATAGGACTTCTTGAAGGGCATACCGAATATGTCAGTAGTGTCTCTTTCAGCCGGGATGGCAAAACAATTGTAAGTGGGAGTTATGACGGCACCGTGCGTTTGTGGGATGTAGAGACACAGACAGAAATAGGACTTCTTGAAGGGCATATCTGGCCTGTCAGTAGTGTCTCTTTCAGTCCGGATGGCAAAACTATCGCAAGTGGGAGTCATAACAATATTAACAACAACGTGCGTACGATTTACAACAACTGGGGGTATGACAGCCCTGTGCGTATATGGGATGTCGAGACACGGACAGAAATAGGTGTGCTTGCGGGGAGTTCCAACTCGTTCTCAAGGGTATCGTTCAGTCCGGACGGTCAGACAATTGCACAGATGACTATGTGGTCGGGCTACAGGGTGAAATTCGGGGATGTGGATACGCTGACAAGAACAAACAGATATAACTTCTTTGAACATCGCGTCTTCGATCATATTATATGGGATGTCTTGTGGGTTGTTGCTGCGCAAGCAGAAAATATATACACCATACTTAACGGACATACCGATGCTGTCTTAAGTGTCGCGTTCAGTCCGGATGGAAAAACAATCGCAGCAAGTGACGGTGATTACCCTAACTACTACAACCACTTTATTCGTATGTGGAATGTTGCGACGCTGACGGAAATAAACACACTTAGTCGTTGGGGTGATCGCAGTTTCGGTCTCACACGTGTCTCGTTCAGTCCGGGTGGAAAAACAATCGTCAGTATGTGTGGGCAGCAGGTAATATGTTTGCGGGATGCTGCGACGCACACAGAAATAGGCAAGCTTGAGATACCGGGTCACTGGGTAAATTTTGCTGTTTTCAGTCCAGATGGACACACGCTCGCAATTGGAGGGCATCAAAGTATTGAAATTGTGTGGTTGTGGGATGTGGAGACGGATACGAAAATAGGCATACTTTGGGAACATATTGGGGTGGTCAAAAGTGTATCGTTTAGTCCGGATGGACGCACCCTCGCAACTGCAGGGAGTATTGACGGCACAGTGCGTTTGTGGAATGTCGAGACACAGACAGAGATCGCTATACTTCGCGGGCATACCGGGTGGCTCAATGATGTGTCGTTCAGTCCGGATGGCAAAACAATCGCCAGTGGGAGTCATGACCGCACAGTGCGTTTGTGGGATGTGGGGACACGGACGGAAATCGGCAGACTTCAGGGGCATACCGCGGCTATCAATAGTGTTTCTTTCAGTCCGGATGGACGCACATTAGCCAGTGGGAGTCATGACGGCACAGTGCGTTTGTGGGATGTCGAGACGCTGATAGGAAAGGGCACCCTTAAGGGGCATATCGCTGCTATCAATAGTGTCGCGTTTTCTCCGGGTGGCAAAACAATAGCCAGTGGGAGTGATGATGGGACGGTGTTGTTGTGGAATATCACATCCGCTGACCATAGTAATACACAGGTTGACGCGACAGCACTGCTTCTGGGTGGCTCCCTCACAGCACAGATAGACCCCGGCAATGATGTGGATTACTTCAGTATCCCAATAGAGGTGCGGGGGCAACTCACACTTTGGACGACAACGACAGGTACCCTTGATACGATAGGCACATTGCAAAATAGTGATGGCACCACACTCGCAACGACTGCCAATGAAAACGGGGGTGAAGCCTTAAATTTCAGAATAGAACAGGTTGTGGAACCGGGGACATATTACATCAAAGTCGAAAGTTCTGAGCAAAGGACTGGCGACTATACACTTCACGCGGCGTTTATGCCTGCGACAGATGTCAACGCTGATGGTGTCGTGGATGTAGTAGATCTTATGATCGTCGCTGAGAACTTTGGTCGGTTGGATACACCGCTGACAGGGGATGTCAACGGCGACGGTGAAGTCAACCGTGAGGACATCAATGCAGTTTTAGACGCACTTGAGGCAGTAGCAGCCGCACCTGCCGCTGTATCCGCAACCGAAAGTCTCCAACGATGGATTGACCAAGCCAAGCAACTCAACCCGACAGATGCGCGTTTTCAAAAAGGAATCGCTGTGCTTGAAAATCTCCTAACGACACTTAGAGACACAGAGACGGTGCCGAAAACAACGGCACTCTTGGCAAACTATCCAAACCCGTTCAATCCTGAAACCTGGTTACCTTATCAACTCGCGAAACCCGCAAATGTCACACTGACGATCTATAGTGTGGAAGGTGCTTTAGTTCGGATACTATCACTCGGACATCACCCCGCGGGTCTGTATCATAACCGCAGTCGTGCGGCGTATTGGGATGGTCGAAATATGATGGGTGAACCTGTCGCAAGTGGTCTGTATTTCTATACGCTCACCGCAGGCGAGTTTACCGCAACGCGGAAACTATTGATACGCAAGTAG
- a CDS encoding T9SS type A sorting domain-containing protein has product MRETLVRQQMLVLYTIALFLMSLFLGTPAIAERETTTYHWEIGEEPSGQETVFVPQPIEVEIENTGINAFLTSSASYTLLRRYNVYLSPEWDADKAYLLLLALQDMTYGYGSHSPPWYRNPSYWVLSDAHVAEDIDLGPDVEVAQGSLRTITIASETFTYAHPFVAKIDGIRGRYFSKRLWRAALRFATYIPGEGIQHRAIDNMLQRYYGVTVHVPDYEVLTEEPAHNFSTFTYEEILGIMIMFEEYPSGMHVTPGLKYLIRRAPDPFVKYTARAHTGAGYIEFTDEAFIDGITHETQRIILHEKAHFLWDYLFDRQLKADWIQLGEWFYDGERWMTTNQTEFVSDYAHGENPNEDMAESIAYYIVTPDKLRSRSPAKYEFIQNRVMHGTRYISTIREDLTFVVYNLYPDYVYPGEVIRVDVTVTGDSEGKGSKHVEVEIETHTENDLDYSTGGSVVFRLLDGDQDRPGYFAVRLRPVRAKQSHILRGHRTVQSHEPKGHYTITQVYTYDVNRLTRYNSGGFGLQIYINNVYEDLYPPEYVPNSAKLSVSDAYTERNEHFYAVTATWQVKEDITLSGSTYIEPEKGQNLIPGYYYYLQPEPWSGHLVRARRVRHEGDIWTLRSTFYIPHYMPGGVYELKSLYFEDNINKESAWLPKIDEQIQKVTIETMTPDTTPPTLDVNRITVDAEPVNPANPNGETLVTVAYYVKDDISGFERGHIAIRDPLGGERSYSFQGPYTYRGTNEIYFQEDPTVYRKYTSFIHLPEGSFPGVWGVIGIGVMDKARNNINHDFTEITRFEVEEGAAAAPVIAVLPDNTQLLANYPNPFNPETWIPYDLSEATDVTLTIYAVNGQVVRELALGHQPAGIYQSKSRAAYWDGRNRLGEPVASGVYFYTLTAGTFTATRKLLIRK; this is encoded by the coding sequence ATGCGTGAAACTCTGGTAAGACAGCAAATGTTAGTCCTTTATACGATCGCGCTTTTCTTAATGAGCCTATTTTTAGGGACACCTGCAATTGCAGAACGGGAAACGACGACATATCACTGGGAAATCGGTGAAGAACCTTCCGGGCAAGAAACAGTCTTTGTTCCCCAACCGATAGAGGTGGAAATCGAAAATACAGGGATCAACGCATTCTTAACAAGCAGCGCGAGTTACACACTATTACGGAGATACAACGTCTATTTATCGCCTGAATGGGATGCGGATAAAGCCTATCTACTTCTGCTGGCATTACAAGATATGACATACGGGTATGGTAGTCATTCTCCCCCTTGGTACCGGAACCCGAGTTATTGGGTATTGAGTGATGCGCATGTGGCAGAAGACATTGATCTGGGTCCCGATGTGGAAGTCGCACAAGGGAGTCTTCGGACAATAACAATCGCATCAGAGACTTTCACGTATGCACATCCGTTTGTCGCAAAAATAGATGGCATTCGAGGACGATATTTTTCCAAGCGACTGTGGCGAGCCGCCCTCAGATTTGCGACATACATACCCGGAGAAGGCATCCAACACCGCGCGATAGACAACATGCTACAGAGATACTATGGTGTTACGGTGCATGTCCCCGACTATGAAGTCTTAACGGAGGAACCGGCACATAATTTTAGCACATTTACCTATGAAGAAATCCTTGGTATCATGATAATGTTTGAAGAATATCCATCCGGCATGCATGTAACGCCAGGATTGAAATATCTGATCAGACGGGCACCCGATCCGTTTGTTAAATACACCGCACGCGCACATACGGGTGCGGGCTATATAGAGTTTACCGACGAAGCTTTTATAGATGGGATCACACACGAAACACAGCGGATCATTCTCCATGAAAAAGCACACTTCTTGTGGGATTATCTATTTGACAGGCAACTCAAAGCAGACTGGATTCAACTCGGCGAGTGGTTTTATGACGGTGAAAGGTGGATGACAACGAATCAGACCGAGTTTGTCTCCGACTACGCACATGGCGAAAATCCAAATGAAGATATGGCAGAAAGTATCGCTTACTATATCGTCACCCCAGATAAACTCAGGTCAAGATCGCCCGCCAAGTATGAATTCATACAGAACAGGGTTATGCACGGCACACGCTATATTTCTACGATACGCGAAGACCTCACCTTTGTCGTCTATAACTTATATCCCGATTATGTCTACCCCGGAGAAGTCATACGGGTTGATGTTACAGTGACAGGTGATTCAGAAGGAAAAGGGTCTAAACACGTTGAGGTTGAAATAGAAACCCATACAGAAAACGACTTGGATTACTCAACAGGTGGGTCTGTCGTCTTTCGATTGTTAGATGGGGATCAAGATCGTCCCGGTTATTTCGCTGTCCGATTACGCCCTGTAAGGGCAAAACAGAGCCATATATTGCGCGGACACAGGACTGTTCAATCGCATGAACCTAAAGGGCATTACACAATAACACAGGTGTATACATACGATGTGAATAGGCTCACAAGATATAATTCGGGGGGCTTCGGCTTGCAAATCTATATCAATAACGTATACGAAGACTTATACCCACCCGAATATGTGCCGAATTCCGCAAAGTTGTCCGTCTCAGACGCATACACCGAGAGAAACGAGCATTTCTACGCCGTAACCGCAACATGGCAAGTGAAAGAGGATATAACACTCTCCGGGTCTACTTATATAGAGCCAGAAAAAGGACAGAATCTTATCCCAGGGTACTACTACTACCTACAGCCCGAACCTTGGAGTGGACATCTGGTGCGTGCGCGTCGGGTCAGGCACGAAGGCGATATTTGGACATTGAGATCAACTTTTTACATCCCACATTATATGCCCGGTGGGGTATATGAATTAAAAAGTCTCTACTTTGAGGATAATATAAATAAGGAGAGTGCTTGGTTACCTAAGATTGATGAGCAGATACAAAAGGTAACAATAGAAACGATGACCCCGGATACAACACCGCCTACCCTCGATGTTAACAGGATCACTGTTGATGCCGAACCCGTAAATCCAGCAAATCCAAATGGCGAGACGCTCGTCACAGTCGCGTATTATGTCAAAGATGATATAAGTGGGTTTGAAAGAGGGCATATCGCTATCAGAGACCCGTTGGGAGGGGAACGAAGTTATTCTTTTCAGGGACCATACACTTATCGCGGGACAAATGAAATCTATTTTCAAGAGGACCCAACTGTTTATCGAAAATATACGAGTTTTATCCACTTGCCGGAAGGCAGTTTTCCCGGTGTTTGGGGGGTTATCGGAATAGGTGTTATGGACAAAGCAAGGAATAACATTAACCATGATTTTACTGAAATCACGCGCTTTGAAGTGGAAGAAGGAGCTGCTGCAGCCCCTGTAATTGCCGTACTTCCTGACAACACGCAACTTCTCGCAAACTATCCGAATCCGTTCAACCCGGAGACGTGGATTCCTTATGACTTGTCTGAGGCTACGGATGTGACGCTGACGATCTATGCTGTCAATGGACAGGTGGTTCGAGAGTTGGCACTGGGGCATCAGCCAGCGGGGATATACCAGAGCAAAAGTCGTGCGGCGTATTGGGATGGTAGAAACAGGCTCGGTGAACCTGTTGCCAGCGGTGTCTATTTTTATACTTTGACAGCAGGCACTTTCACGGCAACGCGGAAACTATTGATACGCAAATAG